The sequence GGCTAAATAAGGAGGTGTTATGGTCTTATTATTATTACTGATTTCGGCAGGAGGGCAAATGATTCAAAAGGATTCAGTTGTTATTCTGCCCAAGCCCGATACCATTGGCAGGGTTACGGTGGAGCAGGCGCTTTTAAGGCGCAGGTCGGTTCGCTCCTATTCAGGTGAACCCCTAACCCTGCATGAGGTAGGTCAGTTGCTCTGGGCAGCCCAGGGCAAAACCGGTAAGACCTATGGCAGAACCGCACCCTCTGCCGGTGCAACCTATCCGATGGAGGTCTTTTTAGTTGCCGGCAGGGTGCAGGGGCTTGACTCGGGTGTTTATCATTATGATGTTGAGAGGCATGCCTTGCAACTGGTGAAAACAGGTGATGTGCGAAGTGAACTGGCAGGTGCGGCACTTGGTCAGACCTGCATCAAAAATGCTCCGGCAAGCATTGTTCTGACCTGTGAGTATAAAAGGACAACCACCAGGTATGGTGAGAGGGGAATAAGGTATGTTCATATGGAGGCTGGTCATATCGGTCAGAATGTTTCGCTGGAATGCGTTGCTCTTGATTTGGGAACGGTGATGGTTGGTGCATTTAATGACAGTGCGGTTATGCGGGTATTAGGGGTTAAATACGAACCGCTTTATATAATGCCAGTAGGACATAGATAAAAAAGAAAATTTATGGTTGTCACGCACACCGATTTCAGAGGTTTAAAAAGGGTTGGTTCGGGCAAGGTGAGGGATATCTATCAGGTTGGAGACAATCTTTTGATTGTTGCCACCGACCGGCTGAGTGCTTTTGATGTAGTTTTGCCTGACGGGATTCCGGACAAGGGCAAGGTACTGAATCTCCTTTCGGTCTTCTGGTTCAATCGGTTCAAGAGTTTGGTTGAAAATCACCTCATCACCGCGGATTTGCAAGAGTTTCCTCTCGAACTGAAGCCATATCAGGATATTTTGCGTGAGCG is a genomic window of candidate division WOR-3 bacterium containing:
- a CDS encoding SagB/ThcOx family dehydrogenase, with the protein product MIQKDSVVILPKPDTIGRVTVEQALLRRRSVRSYSGEPLTLHEVGQLLWAAQGKTGKTYGRTAPSAGATYPMEVFLVAGRVQGLDSGVYHYDVERHALQLVKTGDVRSELAGAALGQTCIKNAPASIVLTCEYKRTTTRYGERGIRYVHMEAGHIGQNVSLECVALDLGTVMVGAFNDSAVMRVLGVKYEPLYIMPVGHR